In the genome of Mytilus edulis chromosome 3, xbMytEdul2.2, whole genome shotgun sequence, one region contains:
- the LOC139515995 gene encoding zinc finger FYVE domain-containing protein 21-like, whose amino-acid sequence MAAPEKKLVRSKSGLRMVTVDDEETSPFLLMEPPWVPDNECDCCQSCRGKFDFLRRRKHHCRRCGRCFCDNCCKTKVALPRMCFIDPVRHCATCTDTTKKENEFFDKHVKTLANGGQFMLSGKDQSDIESQFLCKLSSDHRFLNFEAESDKYESIKVSNLESLQIMANSRDDEGNTLATGLALKYKNSNDVMTMVKMVVTTGANKKQAQIWIAAMQKAFKMVYEGRQALRA is encoded by the exons ATGGCCGCCCCTGAAAAGAAACTTGTTCGATCTAAAAGTGGTCTTCGTATGGTGACAGTCGACGACGAGGAAACTAGTCCATTTCTTTTGATGGAACCCCCGTGGGTCCCTGATAATGAG TGTGATTGTTGTCAGAGTTGTAGAGGCAAGTTTGATTTCCTCAGGAGAAGAAAG CATCACTGTAGAAGATGTGGGCGGTGTTTTTGCGATAATTGTTGCAAAACAAAAGTAGCTCTACCAAGAATGTGCTTCATTGATCCTGTACGACATTGTGCAACATGTACAGATACCACAAAGAAAGAAAATGAATTCTTCGATAAGCATGTGAAAACTCTTGCCAATG GCGGACAATTCATGTTGTCAGGAAAGGACCAATCAGACATCGAATCACAGTTTCTGTGTAAATTATCATCAGATCACAG atttttaaattttgaagcaGAGAGTGATAAATATGAGTCCATTAAAGTGTCTAACTTGGAGTCTTTACAGATCATGGCCAACAGTAGAGATGATGAAG GAAACACACTTGCCACTGGTCTtgcattgaaatataaaaatagcaATGATGTAATGACAATGGTAAAGATGGTTGTCACAACAGGGGCCAATAAGAAACAAGCACAGATATGGATAGCTGCTATGCAAAAG gCATTTAAAATGGTGTATGAAGGTAGACAGGCACTGAGGGcataa
- the LOC139515994 gene encoding uncharacterized protein produces MIYKMNNMKLLITIAILTPSIQTADIDIVWHGGEKTANVSATEMSPGSRAEGGWWFDDSTKSYLFGGWSYNSVSKEFALTNDLWVLDVNTFHWSILKPVSKNKPSPRYSPSICGIPSRMIVIFGGIDQDGKKLDDTWIYNILDNSWEELMLSGNSSTSSHPPGRGHQSSWCTSTKLIIFGGRNAEHKALHDMWSFSLVNQKWSEMESSKKYPSNSFGQTIVSYPKPRSGATTFHQGSLYLFGGNTAVIDSGETNIDGKYANDLWSYDIGKDSWTKIGGFDNVCHHGYYGHFQVAGKDNWPGCRVKATGWVDTNGNLWMFGGDGSDSTAESVTVFKPGRLLNDLWRYEFVFKMWSWMGGNKYGNTGGKYGESSSERYPGSRTGFMSFNRNHNFHHIFGGIGHDTNGQDGLLSDLWEIDVHKEVVYGKYPTTSNVFMIIFGLCGLILLIVALSLYNRKFFRGSEKEKDKMSDTEYCMLTNIDDED; encoded by the exons ATGATCTATAAGATGAACAACATGAAATTACTCATCACTATAGCCATCCTTACACCCAGTATCCAAACAGCAG ATATAGATATTGTATGGCATGGTGGAGAAAAGACAGCAAATGTCTCAGCAACGGAGATGTCCCCAGGATCCCGAGCGGAAGGTGGATGGTGGTTCGATGATAGCACAAAGTCATATCTGTTTGGTGGATGGTCCTACAACAGTGTATCAAAGGAATTTGCTCTCACCAATGATTTATGGGTACTAGATGTCAATACATTCCACTGGAGTATTTTAAAACCAGTTTCTAAAAATAAACCATCACCTCGTTACTCACCTTCAATATGTGGCATACCATCAAGAATGATTGTTATTTTTGGCGGTATTGATCAAGATGGTAAAAAACTAGATGATACTTGGATTTACAATATATTAGACAATTCATGGGAAGAACTTATGTTGTCAGGCAATAGCTCAACAAGCAGCCATCCACCAGGACGAGGGCACCAGTCAAGTTGGTGCACAAGCACTAAGCTAATCATATTTGGAGGAAGAAATGCAGAACACAAAGCATTACATGATATGTGGTCTTTTTCTTTGGTAAACCAAAAATGGAGTGAAATGGAAAGCTCCAAAAAATATCCATCAAACAGTTTTGGTCAAACAATTGTTTCATATCCCAAACCTCGTAGTGGGGCAACAACCTTTCATCAAGGGTCTTTATATTTGTTCGGTGGCAATACTGCTGTAATAGATTCAGGTGAGACAAATATTGATGGCAAATATGCTAATGATCTATGGAGTTATGATATTGGAAAAGATTCTTGGACAAAGATTGGTGGTTTTGACAATGTATGTCATCATGGCTATTATGGTCATTTCCAAGTTGCCGGTAAAGACAACTGGCCTGGATGCCGGGTCAAGGCCACAGGATGGGTGGATACCAATGGAAATCTATGGATGTTTGGTGGAGATGGATCAGATTCCACAGCTGAATCTGTCACAGTTTTTAAACCAGGAAGATTATTAAATGATTTATGGCGGTatgaatttgttttcaaaatgtggTCATGGATGGGTGGCAACAAATATGGAAACACAGGTGGAAAATATGGGGAGTCCAGTTCAGAACGTTATCCAGGAAGTAGAACAGGATTTATGTCATTCAACAGGAACCacaattttcatcacattttcgGAGGCATTGGACATGATACAAATGGACAAGATGGGTTGCTTAGCGACCTGTGGGAAATAGACGTACACAAGGAAGTGGTTTATGGTAAATATCCTACTACCAGCAATGTATTCATGATCATATTTGGTCTTTGTGGATTGATTTTGTTAATTGTAGCACTGTCTTTGTATAATCGCAAATTCTTTAGAGGTTCAGAAAAGGAAAAAGATAAAATGTCAGATACTGAGTACTGTATGCTAACCAACATAGATGATGAAGATTAG